Proteins co-encoded in one bacterium genomic window:
- a CDS encoding LLM class flavin-dependent oxidoreductase → MEIGMNLPVMVPGLDREALLGWMRAIDAGPFSSLSVGERIVFPNPEIVVTLAAAAALTERVRIMSNVIVLPMHSAVLMAKQLATIDVISGGRLTVGVGAGAREEDFNAVGAPFGKRRLGQTQNQVEIMRRVWSGEKIVKGAPRPVEPLPVQAGGPEILSASLSARSIQHAARWADGICGFSFGPSVREVDLAFSAARRAWKDEARDAAPRLVTNCWFALGADARGQIDAYLERYLAFMGPGVPAKLAPTVTTTSAQALRDVVRQLADVGTDELCLVPTTSDPEELERALEVIA, encoded by the coding sequence ATGGAAATCGGCATGAACCTGCCCGTGATGGTTCCAGGTCTGGATCGCGAGGCGCTCCTGGGCTGGATGCGGGCGATCGATGCGGGACCTTTCTCGAGCCTTTCGGTGGGAGAGCGCATCGTCTTCCCGAACCCGGAGATCGTGGTCACGCTCGCGGCCGCCGCCGCGCTGACCGAGCGCGTGCGCATCATGTCCAACGTCATCGTCTTGCCCATGCACAGCGCTGTGCTGATGGCCAAGCAACTCGCGACCATCGATGTGATCTCGGGTGGCCGGCTCACGGTGGGGGTCGGGGCCGGCGCGCGGGAAGAGGATTTCAATGCCGTCGGCGCCCCTTTTGGGAAACGGCGTCTCGGCCAGACGCAGAATCAGGTCGAGATCATGCGGCGGGTCTGGTCTGGTGAGAAGATCGTCAAGGGTGCACCGCGTCCGGTCGAACCGCTACCCGTCCAGGCCGGAGGTCCGGAGATCCTGAGCGCCTCGCTCTCAGCGCGTTCGATCCAGCACGCCGCCCGCTGGGCTGATGGCATCTGCGGTTTCAGCTTTGGTCCGTCCGTTCGCGAAGTGGATCTGGCCTTCTCCGCCGCGCGCAGGGCGTGGAAGGACGAAGCCCGGGATGCCGCTCCTCGGCTCGTTACGAACTGTTGGTTCGCGCTGGGCGCAGACGCCCGCGGACAAATAGACGCCTACCTGGAACGCTACCTGGCCTTCATGGGCCCTGGTGTGCCGGCCAAGCTGGCACCTACCGTCACGACCACTTCGGCGCAGGCTCTTCGCGATGTGGTTCGTCAGTTGGCCGATGTCGGCACCGATGAGTTGTGTCTGGTCCCCACGACATCAGATCCAGAGGAACTGGAGCGGGCGCTCGAGGTGATCGCGTGA